One genomic window of Haemorhous mexicanus isolate bHaeMex1 chromosome 17, bHaeMex1.pri, whole genome shotgun sequence includes the following:
- the LOC132335209 gene encoding nucleoside diphosphate kinase 3-like, with amino-acid sequence MICLVLGLFAGLFHSAFGGVNERTFVAIKPDGVQRRLVGEIIRRFERKGLQLVGMKLLQASEELLKEHYIALQDRPFYGRLVKYMSSGPIVAMVWQGLDVVKTVRTMIGETNPAESRPGTIRGDFCVEVSKNVIHGSDSVESAQQEISLWFRPEELPCWEDTAAHWIYE; translated from the exons ATGATCTGCCTGGTGCTGGGGCTCTTCGCTGGCCTCTTCCACAGTG ccttcgGCGGGGTCAATGAACGAACCTTCGTGGCCATCAAACCGGACGGCGTCCAGCGGCGCCTGGTCGGGGAGATCATCCGGCGCTTCGAGaggaaggggctgcagctggtggGGATGAAGCTGCTACAG gcctcggaggagctgctgaaggagcacTACATCGCCCTGCAGGACCGTCCCTTCTACGGCCGCCTGGTGAAGTACATGAGCTCCGGGCCCATCGTGGCCATG GTCTGGCAGGGCCTGGATGTGGTGAAGACAGTTCGCACCATGATCGGGGAGACCAATCCAGCTGAATCCAGGCCTGGCACCATCCGAGGAGACTTCTGTGTTGAAGTCAGCAA GAACGTGATCCATGGCAGTGACTCTGTGGAGAGTGCCCAGCAGGAGATCTCGCTCTGGTTCCGCCCCgaggagctgccctgctgggaggaCACGGCTGCACACTGGATCTACGAGTGA